One part of the Lytechinus pictus isolate F3 Inbred chromosome 3, Lp3.0, whole genome shotgun sequence genome encodes these proteins:
- the LOC129256516 gene encoding LHFPL tetraspan subfamily member 2a protein-like yields the protein MCYVIITIRSLFWTLLSVSIVLGHLVALMTSQWLLGEERTISSASNLYGTENTTSPQEVVGPVETYTPTLGIFMRCAEIFRAMAVHKGGSKLNEVECTSYINNFMDLPSGFWRAMVIFYAAGFLILTVVGFLSVFSLCFRSLCKKSLFTVCGFIQAIAGMLFIDTLC from the coding sequence ATGTGTTACGTGATCATCACCATCCGCTCGCTCTTCTGGACACTCCTAAGTGTTTCTATTGTCCTGGGTCACCTGGTGGCCTTGATGACATCACAGTGGCTTCTAGGAGAAGAGAGAACTATCAGCAGTGCCAGCAACCTCTATGGCACCGAGAACACCACCTCCCCTCAGGAAGTGGTCGGACCGGTAGAGACCTACACCCCTACCCTTGGAATCTTCATGAGGTGTGCAGAGATATTCCGTGCTATGGCAGTGCATAAGGGAGGATCCAAGCTAAACGAAGTGGAATGCACGTCGTATATCAATAACTTCATGGATTTACCGAGCGGGTTCTGGAGAGCCATGGTTATATTCTATGCTGCAGGGTTCCTAATACTTACAGTTGTTGGCTTCCTTTCCGTGTTTAGTCTCTGCTTCAGGAGCCTGTGCAAGAAAAGTCTCTTCACCGTCTGTGGCTTCATTCAAGCAATAGCAGGTATGCTTTTCATCGACACATTGTGTTGA